In Cytobacillus oceanisediminis, the following proteins share a genomic window:
- a CDS encoding EcsC family protein, whose product MPLNEREESVLAGIQEWENKLLNYEPNDLEMVYDKSLERSFSLLPEEVQQQFFSAMDSWLFHLHALIQGSQLQMDAKERILTAGRVFHSDIETIEDLKQLNIDQLQYIAQQQIARHRLYSFAQGGIAGSGSSLMLGTDIPAMAVINLRAVQLIAMTYGFEVNTPFEMMSSLKVFHAATLPPRMQGSAWEELMNELKNQEEFYFYEGKEELTDITWIEQPMKQLFKAMAIYFFRRKSVQGIPFISMAIGAGTNYQLTRKVTDFAHKYYQMRYLHRKNIQQ is encoded by the coding sequence ATGCCATTGAACGAAAGGGAAGAAAGTGTTTTGGCCGGTATTCAGGAGTGGGAAAACAAGCTGTTGAATTATGAGCCCAATGATTTGGAAATGGTTTATGATAAATCATTGGAAAGGTCTTTTTCACTATTGCCTGAAGAAGTTCAGCAGCAATTTTTTTCAGCAATGGATAGCTGGCTGTTTCATCTTCATGCGCTTATTCAAGGCTCACAGCTTCAAATGGATGCGAAAGAGCGCATTTTGACGGCAGGCCGTGTTTTTCATTCTGATATTGAGACGATTGAAGACCTTAAGCAATTGAATATCGACCAGCTTCAATACATAGCTCAACAGCAGATTGCCCGGCATCGCCTTTATTCTTTTGCACAAGGCGGCATTGCGGGTTCAGGCAGCTCACTCATGCTGGGTACAGATATTCCTGCTATGGCGGTTATTAATCTTCGTGCCGTCCAGCTGATTGCCATGACCTATGGTTTTGAGGTCAATACTCCATTCGAAATGATGAGCTCTCTTAAGGTTTTTCACGCAGCCACACTGCCGCCGCGCATGCAGGGCAGTGCTTGGGAAGAACTGATGAACGAGCTGAAGAATCAGGAAGAATTCTATTTTTATGAAGGAAAAGAAGAATTGACTGATATAACCTGGATTGAACAGCCAATGAAGCAGCTTTTTAAAGCAATGGCTATTTACTTTTTCCGCAGAAAGTCAGTACAGGGAATTCCGTTCATCAGCATGGCCATTGGAGCCGGGACAAATTATCAGCTGACAAGAAAAGTAACAGATTTCGCTCATAAATATTATCAAATGAGATATTTGCATAGAAAAAACATTCAGCAGTGA